From a region of the Triticum aestivum cultivar Chinese Spring chromosome 7D, IWGSC CS RefSeq v2.1, whole genome shotgun sequence genome:
- the LOC123169167 gene encoding uncharacterized protein has protein sequence MASNSHWSAMKARFEVEDPEPVITGFNNTDHSCDGVNHDKNEKPDGLELRLWWPCETMQQEGIRVMEEGKQATMSVGNKVKVPENGMSIHQPVIVPSARKYWTDREHMLFLQGLGVYGRGKWKEISKDFVTTKTLVQVSSHAQKYFRRVKKGEQERQRYSINDLELKIVKPWTIGNNSSAYRSPIFDDADNHNQSFDM, from the exons ATGGCATCCAACTCTCATTGGTCCGCCATGAAGGCGAGATTCGAGGTAGAGGACCCAGAGCCAGTCATCACTGGGTTCAACAACACTGACCATAGCTGCGATGGTGTCAATCATGACAAGAACGAGAAGCCTGACGGTTTGGAGCTCCGCCTATGGTGGCCTTGTGAGACTATGCAACAG GAGGGTATACGAGTCATGGAGGAAGGCAAGCAGGCGACGATGTCAGTAGGGAACAAGGTGAAGGTGCCAGAGAATGGGATGTCCATCCATCAACCAGTGATTGTACCAAGCGCCAGAAAGTATTGGACCGACAGGGAACATAT GCTCTTTCTCCAAGGATTGGGTGTCTATGGGCGTGGAAAATGGAAGGAAATATCCAAGGACTTTGTCACCACCAAGACTCTTGTGCAGGTTTCAAGTCACGCACAAAAGTACTTCAGGAGGGTAAAGAAAGGAGAGCAGGAAAGGCAACGCTACAGCATCAACGACCTAGAGCTCAAAATTGTCAAACCATGGACAATCGGAAATAACTCTAGTGCCTACCGATCTCCCATCTTTGATGATGCTGATAACCATAACCAAAGTTTCGACATGTAA